A single region of the Mycobacterium avium subsp. avium genome encodes:
- a CDS encoding AAA family ATPase produces the protein MTQPTQPVTASPTAESAREALLALRAELAKAVVGQEGVVSGLVIALLCRGHVLLEGVPGVAKTLLVRALAAALQLEFKRVQFTPDLMPGDVTGSLVYDARTAAFVFRPGPVFTNLLLADEINRTPPKTQAALLEAMEERQVSVEGEAQPLPEPFIVAATQNPVEYEGTYQLPEAQLDRFLLKLNVTLPPREAEIAILHRHAHGFDPRDLSVVHPVAGPADLAAGRDAVQQVRVADEVLGYIVDIVGATRSSPALQLGVSPRGATALLATARSWSWLSGRNYVTPDDVKAMARPTLRHRVMLRPEAELEGATCDGVLDGILASVPVPR, from the coding sequence GTGACGCAACCGACGCAACCGGTCACCGCCAGCCCCACCGCTGAATCGGCACGAGAGGCGCTGCTGGCGTTGCGCGCCGAGCTCGCCAAGGCGGTCGTCGGACAGGAGGGCGTGGTCAGCGGCCTGGTCATCGCGCTGCTGTGCCGCGGCCACGTGCTGCTGGAAGGCGTTCCGGGAGTGGCGAAGACGCTGCTGGTGCGGGCGCTGGCCGCGGCCCTGCAGCTGGAGTTCAAGCGGGTGCAGTTCACCCCGGACCTGATGCCCGGCGACGTCACGGGCTCGTTGGTGTACGACGCGCGCACCGCCGCGTTCGTGTTCCGGCCCGGGCCGGTGTTCACCAACCTGCTGCTGGCCGACGAGATCAACCGCACCCCACCCAAGACGCAGGCCGCGCTGCTGGAGGCGATGGAAGAGCGTCAGGTCAGCGTCGAGGGCGAGGCCCAGCCGCTGCCCGAACCGTTCATCGTCGCCGCGACCCAGAACCCGGTGGAATACGAAGGCACCTACCAGCTGCCCGAGGCCCAGCTGGACCGCTTTCTGCTCAAGCTGAATGTGACGCTGCCGCCGCGGGAGGCCGAGATCGCCATCCTGCACCGGCACGCACACGGCTTCGATCCGCGCGACCTGTCCGTCGTCCACCCGGTGGCCGGGCCCGCGGACCTGGCGGCCGGCCGCGACGCGGTGCAGCAGGTCCGGGTCGCCGACGAGGTCCTGGGCTACATCGTCGACATCGTCGGCGCCACCCGCTCCTCGCCGGCGCTGCAGCTGGGGGTGTCACCGCGCGGGGCGACCGCACTGCTGGCCACCGCCCGGTCCTGGTCGTGGCTGTCGGGCCGCAATTACGTCACGCCCGACGACGTCAAGGCCATGGCCCGCCCGACGCTGCGGCACCGGGTGATGCTGCGCCCGGAGGCCGAACTCGAGGGCGCAACCTGTGACGGTGTGCTCGACGGGATTCTGGCGTCGGTCCCGGTGCCCCGGTGA
- a CDS encoding DUF58 domain-containing protein, translating into MILTGRTGLVALICVPPIALSPWPATVFTTLLAALAVAVAVDAALAASPARLRYIRSPDRSARLGQHADAALLIHNDGPRRFRGQIRDAWPPSARARPRLHPVDIPAGQHQHIATRLEPVRRGDQRATVVTARSIGPLGLAGRQGSQSVPGQLRVLPPFLSRKHLPSRLARLREIDGLLPTLVRGRGTEFDSLREYVVGDDVRSIDWRATARRADVVVRTWRPERDRRVVIVLDTGRTAAGRVGVDPTAADPAGWPRLDWSMDAALLLAALASRAGDHVDFLAHDRVGRAGVFGASRTELLAQLVDAMAPLQPTLVETDWRAMVSAIALRARRRALVVLLTDLNAAALDEGLLPVLPQLSAKHHLLVAAVADPRVDQMAAGRSDAAAVYDAAAAERSRNERAAIAARLRHGGVEVVDAAPAELAPALADHYLAMKATGRL; encoded by the coding sequence GTGATCCTGACCGGACGCACCGGGCTGGTCGCGCTGATCTGCGTCCCGCCGATCGCCCTGTCCCCTTGGCCCGCAACGGTTTTCACGACACTGCTGGCGGCCCTGGCGGTCGCGGTGGCCGTCGACGCCGCGCTGGCGGCCAGCCCCGCGCGGCTGCGCTACATCCGCTCCCCCGACCGCTCGGCCCGGCTCGGCCAGCACGCCGACGCGGCGCTGTTGATCCACAACGACGGCCCGCGCCGGTTCCGCGGCCAGATCCGCGACGCCTGGCCGCCCAGCGCGCGGGCCCGGCCGCGCCTGCACCCGGTGGACATCCCCGCCGGTCAACACCAGCACATCGCGACCCGGCTGGAACCGGTGCGCCGCGGCGACCAGCGGGCCACGGTGGTCACCGCCCGCTCCATCGGGCCGCTGGGCCTGGCCGGACGGCAGGGGTCGCAATCGGTGCCCGGCCAGTTGCGGGTGCTGCCGCCGTTCCTGTCCCGCAAGCACCTGCCGTCGCGGCTGGCCCGGCTGCGCGAGATCGACGGGCTGCTGCCCACCCTGGTGCGCGGGCGGGGCACCGAATTCGATTCGCTGCGTGAGTATGTCGTCGGCGACGACGTGCGCTCCATCGACTGGCGCGCCACCGCGCGGCGCGCCGACGTGGTGGTGCGCACCTGGCGACCCGAGCGCGACCGGCGGGTGGTGATCGTGCTCGACACCGGGCGCACCGCGGCGGGCCGGGTCGGTGTCGACCCGACCGCCGCCGATCCCGCCGGCTGGCCGCGGCTGGATTGGTCGATGGACGCCGCGCTGCTGCTGGCCGCGCTGGCGTCGCGAGCCGGCGACCACGTCGACTTCCTGGCGCACGACCGGGTCGGCCGGGCCGGCGTCTTCGGCGCCTCGCGCACCGAGCTGCTCGCCCAGCTGGTCGACGCGATGGCCCCGCTGCAGCCTACCCTGGTCGAAACAGACTGGCGGGCAATGGTTTCCGCGATCGCACTGCGGGCCCGCCGGCGGGCGCTGGTGGTGTTGCTGACCGACCTCAACGCGGCGGCCCTGGACGAGGGCCTGCTGCCGGTACTGCCGCAACTGTCGGCGAAACATCACCTGCTGGTGGCCGCGGTCGCCGACCCGCGGGTGGACCAGATGGCCGCCGGTCGCTCGGATGCGGCGGCGGTGTACGACGCGGCCGCCGCCGAGCGGTCCCGCAACGAGCGCGCCGCGATCGCCGCCCGGCTGCGCCACGGCGGGGTGGAGGTGGTTGACGCCGCACCGGCCGAACTGGCGCCCGCGCTCGCCGATCACTACCTGGCGATGAAGGCGACCGGCCGGCTGTAG
- a CDS encoding stage II sporulation protein M, with the protein MDVDAFVLAHRPTWDRLDRLVGRRRSLSGAEIDELVELYQRVSTHLSMLRSASSDSMLVGRLSSLVARARSAVTAAHAPLSSTFVRFWTVSFPVVAYRSWRWWVATGAAFFAVVVIVALWVAGNPEVQSALGTPSDIDQLVNHDVESYYSEHPAAAFALQIWVNNSWVSAQCIALSVVLGLPIPLVLFENAANLGVIAGLMFPAGKGGLLLGLLAPHGLLELTAVFLAGATGMRLGWSVISPGDRPRGQVLAEQGRAVVSVAVGLVAVLLVSGLIEALVTPSPLPTFVRVGIGVVAEAAFLCYIGYFGRRGVKAGESGDIEEAPDVVPTG; encoded by the coding sequence GTGGACGTCGATGCCTTCGTGCTGGCCCATCGCCCGACCTGGGACCGCCTGGACCGCTTGGTCGGGCGGCGCCGGTCGCTGTCCGGCGCCGAGATCGATGAGCTGGTCGAGCTTTACCAGCGGGTGTCCACCCACCTGTCGATGCTGCGCTCGGCGTCCTCGGATTCGATGCTGGTCGGCCGGTTGTCCAGTCTGGTGGCGCGGGCCCGCTCGGCGGTGACCGCCGCCCACGCCCCGCTGAGCAGCACCTTCGTCCGGTTCTGGACGGTGTCGTTCCCCGTCGTCGCCTACCGGTCCTGGCGGTGGTGGGTGGCCACCGGGGCGGCGTTCTTCGCGGTGGTGGTGATCGTCGCGCTGTGGGTGGCCGGCAACCCCGAGGTGCAGTCGGCGCTCGGAACCCCAAGCGACATCGACCAATTGGTCAATCACGACGTCGAGTCGTATTACAGCGAGCATCCCGCCGCCGCGTTCGCGCTGCAGATCTGGGTGAACAACTCCTGGGTTTCGGCCCAGTGCATCGCGCTGTCGGTGGTGCTGGGATTGCCGATTCCTTTGGTGCTGTTCGAGAACGCCGCCAACCTGGGGGTGATCGCCGGGCTGATGTTCCCGGCCGGCAAGGGCGGGCTGCTGCTGGGTCTGCTTGCCCCGCACGGGTTGCTGGAGCTCACTGCGGTATTCCTTGCCGGGGCAACGGGAATGCGGCTGGGTTGGTCGGTGATCTCGCCGGGCGACCGTCCCCGCGGGCAGGTGCTCGCCGAACAGGGCCGCGCCGTGGTGTCGGTGGCGGTGGGCCTGGTGGCGGTGCTGCTGGTGTCCGGGTTGATCGAAGCGCTGGTGACGCCGTCGCCGCTGCCGACGTTCGTGCGGGTCGGCATCGGCGTCGTCGCCGAGGCGGCGTTCCTGTGCTACATCGGCTACTTCGGCCGCCGCGGCGTCAAAGCCGGGGAAAGCGGTGACATCGAGGAAGCGCCCGACGTCGTCCCGACCGGCTGA
- a CDS encoding RDD family protein, with product MRALSALIDIAVIVVGYLLGLMLWAATLTQFDTALSNAILLIFTVLVIVGYPLILETATRGRSVGKIALGLRVVSDDGGPERFRQALFRALASLVEIWMLFGSPAVICSILSPKAKRIGDIFAGTVVVNERGPRLGPPPAMPPSLAWWASSLQLSGLSSGQAEVARQFLSRAAQLDPGLRLQMAYRIAGDVVARIAPPPPPGAPPELVLAAVLAERHRRELARLRPPAPWPAPGYPPAWPGSGPAPQWPAPGPANPGPPEGFSAGFTPPR from the coding sequence GTGCGGGCGCTCAGCGCGCTGATCGACATCGCCGTGATCGTCGTCGGCTACCTGCTGGGGCTGATGCTGTGGGCCGCCACCCTGACCCAATTCGACACCGCGCTGAGCAACGCCATCCTGCTGATCTTCACGGTGCTGGTGATCGTCGGCTACCCGCTGATCCTCGAAACCGCAACGCGCGGACGCTCGGTGGGCAAGATCGCGCTGGGGCTGCGCGTGGTGTCCGACGACGGCGGCCCGGAACGCTTCCGCCAAGCGCTGTTTCGGGCGCTGGCCTCGCTGGTGGAGATCTGGATGCTGTTCGGCAGCCCGGCCGTCATCTGCAGCATCCTGTCGCCCAAGGCGAAACGGATCGGCGACATCTTCGCCGGCACCGTGGTGGTCAACGAACGCGGACCCCGGCTGGGGCCCCCGCCGGCGATGCCGCCGTCGCTGGCCTGGTGGGCGTCGTCGCTGCAGCTGTCCGGACTGTCCAGCGGCCAGGCCGAGGTCGCCCGCCAATTCCTTTCCAGGGCAGCACAACTCGATCCCGGGCTGCGGCTGCAAATGGCCTACCGGATCGCCGGCGACGTGGTGGCCCGCATCGCTCCGCCGCCGCCGCCCGGCGCTCCACCGGAATTGGTGCTGGCCGCCGTGCTCGCCGAACGGCACCGCCGCGAGCTGGCCCGGCTGCGCCCGCCCGCACCCTGGCCCGCACCCGGCTATCCGCCGGCCTGGCCCGGCTCCGGGCCCGCACCGCAGTGGCCGGCCCCGGGGCCAGCGAATCCCGGTCCGCCGGAAGGGTTTTCGGCAGGCTTCACGCCGCCGCGCTAG
- a CDS encoding PadR family transcriptional regulator produces the protein MSNPFTPPDGPFGARPGFGFGFGPGRVDRRALHEARRQARRDFREHLREHAGGHDGPLGFGPGFGPGFGPAFGPGFGFGPGGPRGAWRRGGPGRGKRGDVRAAVLALLAERPMHGYEMIQLIAERSNGLWKPSPGSVYPTLQLLADEGLITATETDGSKKLFELTDDGRAAAEKIETPPWDEIAEGADPGHMNLRAAIGQLFGAVGQSAHTASPEQQQRIVDILNNARREIYGILGED, from the coding sequence ATGAGCAACCCCTTCACTCCCCCCGACGGACCCTTCGGCGCCCGCCCCGGCTTCGGCTTCGGCTTCGGGCCCGGCCGGGTTGACCGCCGCGCCCTGCACGAGGCGCGCCGCCAGGCCCGGCGGGATTTCCGCGAACATCTGCGCGAGCACGCCGGCGGCCACGACGGACCGCTGGGCTTCGGTCCCGGATTCGGGCCTGGCTTCGGCCCCGCGTTCGGACCGGGCTTCGGCTTCGGTCCGGGCGGCCCGCGCGGCGCATGGCGCCGTGGCGGCCCGGGTCGCGGCAAGCGCGGTGACGTGCGCGCCGCCGTGTTGGCACTGCTGGCCGAGCGCCCGATGCACGGCTACGAGATGATCCAGCTGATCGCCGAGCGCAGCAACGGGCTGTGGAAGCCCAGCCCCGGCTCGGTGTACCCGACGCTGCAGCTGCTCGCCGACGAGGGCCTGATCACCGCGACCGAAACCGACGGCAGCAAAAAGCTTTTCGAGCTGACCGACGACGGGCGCGCGGCCGCGGAGAAAATCGAGACCCCGCCGTGGGACGAGATCGCCGAGGGCGCCGACCCCGGTCACATGAACCTGCGGGCGGCCATCGGTCAGTTGTTCGGCGCGGTCGGGCAGTCCGCCCACACCGCGAGCCCCGAGCAACAGCAGCGCATCGTCGACATCCTCAACAATGCGCGGCGCGAGATCTACGGCATTCTCGGCGAGGACTGA
- the glpK gene encoding glycerol kinase GlpK, translating to MIFDHQGAEVARHQLEHEQILPRAGWVEHDPIEIWERTSSVLTSVLNRANLSAENLAALGITNQRETTLVWNRKTGRPYYNAIVWQDTRTDRIASALDRDGRGQVIRRKAGLPPATYFSGAKLQWILDNVDGVREAAERGDALFGTADSWVLWQLTGGPRGGVHATDVTNASRTMLMDLETLDWDDELLSFFTIPRAMLPEIGPSSSPRPFGVTSDTGPAGGRIPITAVLGDQHAAMVGQVCLAEGEAKNTYGTGNFLLLNTGESIVRSEHGLLTTVCYQFGDAKPVYALEGSIAVTGAAVQWLRDQLGIISGAAQSESLARQVDDNGGVYFVPAFSGLFAPYWRSDARGAIVGLSRFDTNAHLARATLEAICYQSRDVVDAMAADSGVRLEVLKVDGGITGNDLCMQIQADVLGVDVVRPVVAETTALGAAYAAGLAVGFWADPGELRANWREDKRWTPAWSDEQRAAGYAGWRKAVQRTLDWADVT from the coding sequence ATGATCTTCGATCACCAGGGTGCCGAGGTGGCCCGCCATCAGCTCGAGCACGAGCAGATCCTGCCCCGGGCGGGCTGGGTCGAGCACGACCCGATCGAGATCTGGGAGCGCACCTCCTCGGTGTTGACGTCGGTGCTCAACCGCGCCAACCTGTCCGCGGAAAACCTTGCCGCGCTGGGCATCACGAATCAGCGCGAGACCACCCTGGTGTGGAACCGCAAGACCGGCCGGCCCTATTACAACGCGATCGTCTGGCAGGACACCCGGACCGACCGGATCGCGTCGGCGCTCGACCGCGACGGGCGCGGCCAGGTGATCCGCCGCAAGGCGGGACTGCCCCCGGCGACCTACTTCTCCGGGGCGAAGTTGCAATGGATCCTGGACAACGTCGACGGGGTGCGCGAGGCGGCCGAGCGCGGCGACGCGTTGTTCGGCACCGCCGACAGCTGGGTGTTGTGGCAGCTCACCGGGGGGCCGCGGGGCGGGGTGCACGCCACCGACGTGACCAACGCCAGCCGGACCATGCTGATGGACTTGGAGACGCTGGACTGGGACGACGAGCTGCTGTCGTTCTTCACCATCCCGCGCGCCATGCTGCCCGAGATCGGGCCGTCGTCGTCGCCGCGACCGTTCGGGGTGACCTCGGACACCGGGCCGGCCGGCGGCCGGATACCGATCACCGCCGTGCTGGGGGATCAGCACGCGGCGATGGTGGGCCAGGTCTGCCTGGCCGAGGGCGAAGCCAAAAACACCTACGGCACCGGGAATTTCCTGCTGCTCAACACCGGTGAGAGCATCGTGCGGTCCGAGCACGGATTGCTCACCACCGTGTGCTACCAGTTCGGCGACGCCAAACCCGTTTACGCACTTGAGGGTTCGATCGCGGTCACCGGCGCCGCCGTGCAGTGGCTGCGCGACCAGTTGGGCATCATCAGCGGCGCCGCGCAGAGCGAATCGCTGGCGCGGCAGGTCGACGACAACGGCGGCGTCTATTTCGTCCCCGCCTTTTCCGGGCTGTTCGCGCCCTACTGGCGTTCGGATGCGCGCGGCGCGATCGTCGGGCTGTCGCGGTTCGACACCAATGCCCACCTGGCGCGGGCGACGCTGGAGGCGATCTGCTATCAGAGTCGTGACGTGGTGGACGCGATGGCAGCGGATTCCGGTGTGCGCCTTGAAGTTTTGAAGGTCGACGGCGGCATCACCGGAAACGACCTGTGCATGCAGATCCAGGCCGATGTGTTGGGCGTGGACGTGGTGCGGCCGGTGGTGGCCGAGACCACCGCGCTGGGCGCGGCGTACGCGGCGGGCCTGGCGGTGGGGTTCTGGGCTGACCCGGGCGAGCTGCGGGCCAACTGGCGCGAAGACAAGCGCTGGACGCCGGCCTGGAGCGACGAGCAGCGCGCCGCGGGTTACGCGGGCTGGCGCAAGGCGGTGCAGCGGACCCTGGATTGGGCCGACGTCACGTGA
- a CDS encoding glutamate--cysteine ligase, with protein sequence MGEQVKRTTYDSAHRREFRRKVALCLDVFATMLARSCFESEQPLTGMEIECNLVDADYQPAMSNRHVLDAIGDPAYQVELGAYNIEFNVPPHALPGHTGLDLEAEVRASLNEAETKAGAAGGAHIVMIGILPTLMPEHLDHDWMSESTRYAALNDSIFTARGEDIPIDISGPEPLSWHTATIAPESACTSTQLHLQVAAETFAANWNAAQIVAGPQLALGANSPFFFGHQLWAETRIELFAQSTDTRPEELKTQGVRPRVWFGERWIDSVLDLFAENIRYFGSLLPEVSDEDPVAELAAGRTPQLSELRLHNGTVYRWNRPVYDVADGRPHLRLENRVLPAGPTVIDMLANSAFFYGMLRSLSEADDPLWERMDFAVAEANFLTAARHGIDARLRWPGFGEVSARELVLDTLLPIADEGLRRWGVDAEVRDRFLGVIDGRARAGRNGASWQVATVRALQDGGLSRRAALAEMLRRYCEHMHANEPVHTWE encoded by the coding sequence GTGGGCGAACAGGTCAAGCGCACCACGTACGACAGCGCACACCGGCGGGAATTCCGGCGCAAGGTGGCGCTGTGTCTGGACGTCTTCGCGACGATGCTCGCCCGGTCGTGCTTCGAGTCCGAGCAGCCGCTGACCGGCATGGAGATCGAGTGCAACCTGGTCGACGCCGACTACCAGCCGGCCATGTCCAACCGGCACGTGCTGGACGCCATCGGCGATCCGGCATATCAGGTCGAATTGGGCGCCTACAACATCGAGTTCAACGTTCCGCCGCACGCGCTGCCCGGGCACACCGGCCTGGATCTCGAGGCCGAGGTGCGGGCCAGCCTGAACGAGGCCGAGACCAAGGCCGGCGCGGCCGGCGGTGCGCACATCGTCATGATCGGCATCCTGCCCACCCTGATGCCCGAACACCTGGACCACGACTGGATGAGCGAATCGACGCGCTATGCCGCGCTCAACGACTCGATCTTCACCGCCCGCGGCGAGGACATCCCGATCGACATCTCCGGTCCCGAGCCGTTGAGCTGGCACACCGCGACCATCGCGCCCGAATCCGCTTGCACCAGTACGCAACTGCATCTGCAGGTGGCCGCCGAGACGTTCGCGGCCAACTGGAACGCGGCGCAGATCGTCGCCGGCCCGCAGTTGGCGCTGGGCGCCAACTCGCCGTTCTTCTTCGGGCACCAGCTGTGGGCCGAGACCCGCATCGAGCTGTTCGCCCAGTCCACCGACACCAGGCCGGAGGAGCTGAAAACCCAAGGCGTACGGCCGAGAGTGTGGTTCGGCGAGCGCTGGATCGATTCGGTCCTCGACCTGTTCGCGGAGAACATCCGCTACTTCGGATCGCTGCTGCCCGAGGTGTCCGACGAAGACCCGGTCGCCGAGCTGGCCGCCGGCCGCACGCCGCAGCTTTCCGAGTTGCGGCTGCACAACGGCACCGTCTACCGGTGGAACCGCCCGGTGTACGACGTCGCCGACGGGCGCCCGCATCTGCGGCTGGAGAACCGGGTGTTGCCGGCCGGGCCGACCGTCATCGACATGCTGGCGAACTCGGCCTTCTTCTACGGCATGCTGCGCAGCCTGTCCGAGGCCGACGACCCGCTGTGGGAGCGCATGGATTTCGCTGTGGCAGAAGCCAATTTCCTCACCGCGGCGCGGCACGGCATCGACGCCCGGCTGCGCTGGCCCGGGTTCGGTGAGGTGAGCGCGCGCGAGCTGGTGCTGGACACGCTGCTGCCGATCGCCGACGAGGGACTGCGCCGCTGGGGGGTGGATGCCGAGGTGCGCGACCGGTTCCTGGGCGTGATCGACGGCCGCGCCCGCGCCGGGCGCAACGGCGCCAGCTGGCAGGTCGCCACCGTGCGGGCGCTGCAGGACGGCGGCCTGAGCAGGCGGGCGGCGCTGGCCGAGATGCTGCGCCGGTACTGCGAGCACATGCACGCCAACGAGCCGGTGCACACCTGGGAGTAG
- a CDS encoding class I SAM-dependent methyltransferase, with protein MSSDQVMDWDSAYREQAHFEGPPPWNIGEPQSELAALIEQGKFRSDVLDAGCGFAELSLALAARGYTVVGIDLTPTAVAAATRAAAERGLTTASFVQADITSFTGYDGRFATVVDSTLFHSLPVEGRDGYLRSIHRAAAPGASLFILVFAKGAFPAEMQPKPNEVDEDELRAAVGKYWVIDEIRPSFIVSNVPQIADAPFEFPAHERDERGRMKMPAYLLTAHKAQ; from the coding sequence ATGTCGTCTGATCAAGTGATGGACTGGGACAGCGCCTATCGCGAACAGGCCCACTTCGAGGGCCCGCCGCCGTGGAACATCGGTGAGCCGCAATCGGAACTGGCCGCCCTGATCGAGCAGGGCAAGTTCCGCAGCGACGTGCTGGACGCCGGCTGCGGATTCGCCGAGCTGTCCCTGGCGCTGGCCGCCCGCGGCTACACCGTGGTCGGCATCGACCTGACCCCCACCGCCGTCGCGGCGGCCACCCGCGCGGCGGCCGAGCGCGGGCTGACCACGGCCAGCTTCGTGCAGGCCGACATCACGTCGTTCACCGGCTATGACGGACGGTTCGCCACGGTGGTCGACAGCACGCTGTTTCACTCGCTGCCGGTCGAGGGCCGCGACGGCTACCTGCGCTCGATCCACCGGGCGGCGGCCCCCGGCGCCAGCCTGTTCATCCTGGTGTTCGCCAAGGGCGCCTTCCCCGCCGAGATGCAACCCAAGCCCAACGAGGTCGACGAGGACGAGCTGCGCGCCGCGGTGGGCAAATACTGGGTGATCGACGAGATCCGCCCGTCGTTCATCGTCTCGAACGTGCCCCAAATCGCCGATGCGCCTTTCGAATTCCCGGCGCATGAGCGCGACGAGCGGGGCCGGATGAAGATGCCCGCGTACCTGCTGACCGCGCACAAGGCCCAGTAG
- the egtE gene encoding ergothioneine biosynthesis PLP-dependent enzyme EgtE — MSGGTSLADTWRSARPPAAGLHLDSAACARQSFAVIEATAQHARNEAELGGYVAAEAAAPVLDAGRFAFTALTGMTDAEAVFTTGSLHALDLLLGSWPAERRILACLPGEYGPNLAVMAAHGFDRWLLPTLADGRVALDDAALALQTDPPDLVHLTTIGSHSGVVQPVSMIARLCRELGLPLVVDAAQALGQVDCTAGADVTYSSSRKWIAGPRGVGMLAVRRELMENLHPRLAAPDWAPGSTVAQQLEFGEANIAARVGFSLALGEYLGYGPAAVCARLAELGGLSRGVLTDVTGWAVVEEAEEPSAITTLAPTDGADPRAVRDWLLAERRILTTFVGVQRAPLRLTAPVLRISPHLDTTAEDLETFAEALIAATAATSA; from the coding sequence GGCACCTCGCTGGCCGACACGTGGCGGTCGGCCCGGCCGCCGGCGGCGGGTCTGCACCTCGACAGCGCGGCCTGTGCCCGGCAGAGCTTCGCGGTGATCGAGGCCACCGCCCAGCACGCCCGCAACGAGGCCGAGCTCGGTGGCTACGTGGCCGCCGAGGCGGCCGCACCGGTGCTCGACGCCGGGCGGTTCGCGTTCACCGCGCTGACCGGCATGACCGACGCCGAGGCGGTGTTCACCACCGGCTCGCTGCACGCCCTGGACCTGCTGCTGGGCAGCTGGCCGGCCGAGCGCCGCATCCTGGCCTGCCTGCCCGGCGAGTACGGCCCCAACCTGGCCGTGATGGCCGCCCACGGATTCGACCGTTGGCTGCTGCCGACCCTGGCCGACGGCCGGGTGGCGCTGGACGACGCGGCGCTGGCCCTGCAGACCGACCCGCCGGACCTGGTCCACCTGACCACGATTGGCAGCCACAGCGGTGTGGTGCAACCGGTTTCGATGATCGCCCGGCTCTGCCGGGAGCTGGGGCTGCCGCTGGTCGTCGACGCGGCGCAGGCGCTGGGTCAGGTGGACTGCACGGCCGGCGCCGACGTGACCTACTCGTCGTCGCGGAAGTGGATCGCCGGGCCGCGCGGAGTCGGGATGCTCGCGGTGCGCCGGGAGCTGATGGAAAACCTGCACCCGAGGCTGGCGGCGCCGGACTGGGCGCCGGGCTCCACGGTGGCTCAGCAACTCGAGTTCGGTGAGGCCAATATCGCTGCGCGAGTGGGGTTTTCGCTGGCCCTGGGCGAATACCTGGGGTACGGGCCGGCCGCCGTCTGCGCGCGGCTGGCCGAGCTGGGCGGCCTGAGCCGCGGCGTGCTGACCGACGTGACCGGCTGGGCGGTCGTCGAAGAGGCCGAAGAGCCCAGTGCCATCACCACTTTGGCGCCCACCGACGGCGCGGACCCGCGGGCGGTGCGGGACTGGTTGCTCGCCGAGCGGCGGATCCTGACCACCTTCGTCGGCGTGCAGCGCGCGCCGTTGCGGCTCACCGCACCGGTGTTGCGGATCTCGCCGCACCTGGACACCACCGCCGAGGACCTGGAGACCTTCGCCGAAGCGCTCATCGCCGCGACGGCGGCGACCTCGGCCTGA